A genome region from Anastrepha obliqua isolate idAnaObli1 chromosome 4, idAnaObli1_1.0, whole genome shotgun sequence includes the following:
- the LOC129244622 gene encoding lactoylglutathione lyase, translating to MSAKILLSNSTRLLCGIITFHCVRCKSAGRIVNPAFKLLQTTTKFSRTFVTTQAVKMAEATGLTNEEAVELCKPADPATKDFLFQQTMYRIKDPRKSLPFYTGVLGMSLLVKLDFPEAKFSLYFMGYENPEEVPKDPLERRRWAMSRKATVELTHNWGTENDENQSYHNGNSDPRGFGHIGVMVPDVYAACKRFEEHGVEFVKKPDDGRMKGLAFIKDPDGYWIEIFNANTVC from the exons ATGAGTGCCAAAATTTTGCTGTCAAATTCCACTCGACTACTGTGCGGAATTATTACCTTCCATTGTGTCCGTTGCAAAAGTGCCGGCCGCATAGTAAATCCAGCATTTAAATTATTGCAAACTACTACAAAGTTCTCCCGGACATTTGTTACTACTCAAGCAGTGAAAATGGCCGAAGCAACTGGTCTGACGAACGAGGAGGCAGTGGAATTATGCAAGCCCGCAGACCCGGCTACTAAG GATTTTCTTTTCCAACAAACAATGTATCGCATCAAAGATCCACGTAAATCGCTGCCTTTCTACACTGGTGTACTGGGCATGTCATTGCTGGTGAAATTGGATTTTCCGGAAGCCAAGTTTTCGCTGTACTTCATGGG CTATGAAAACCCCGAGGAAGTGCCGAAGGATCCATTGGAACGTAGGCGTTGGGCTATGAGCCGCAAGGCAACTGTTGAATTGACACA caATTGGGGCACAGAGAATGACGAAAACCAGTCGTATCACAATGGTAATTCTGATCCACGCGGCTTCGGTCATATTGGTGTAATGGTGCCGGATGTTTATGCGGCCTGCAAGCG tTTCGAAGAGCATGGCGTTGAATTTGTTAAGAAACCCGACGATGGACGTATGAAAGGATTGGCCTTCATCAAGGATCCCGATGGTTATTGGATTGAGATTTTCAACGCCAACACTGTATGCTAA
- the LOC129244376 gene encoding piggyBac transposable element-derived protein 3-like, whose translation MSKLNRDQSSALLQEDDDESMESGTNFSDESDELDKTTDNDDSSSDSEETGLSDENGGIDDQSARAISRDRFGQIMSKLYFAPVDKPADAGKTYYIDDFMNCLKTTFKACRDDSSFQSIDEQMTKFKGRSSLKQYMPLKPVKRGIKMWLRCDSLTGYTYHMSIYCGKEGSVLEGTLGERVVNDRAATISNPDVTLCFDRFFATVNLINNIPYPALGICMSNRKSVPKIPEKLQRGEAIFKVNSAGTIAVKWQDVKEVMLLSNCLTSEMSTVRRKMKDGTEAEFPCPDIVKTYRAIMGGVDLADQMSGLYDINRKSNKWWKKVIYCGMMVAAVNT comes from the exons atgtcgaaattaaatCGCGATCAAAGTAGTGCATTACTTcaagaagatgatgatgaatcCATGGAATCAGGAACTAATtttagtgacgaaagtgatgagTTAGATAAAACCACTGACAATGACGATTCTTCCAGCGATTCAGAGGAGACCGGATTGAGTGACGAGAATGGTGGCATAGACGATCAATCTGCACGAG CCATATCACGTGATCGTTTTGGGCAGATAATGTCTAAGCTATATTTTGCTCCAGTTGACAAGCCTGCAGATGCAGGAAAAACCTATTACATTGACGATTTCATGAATTGCTTGAAAACAACTTTCAAAGCCTGCCGGGATGATAGTAGCTTCCAAAGTATCGATGAACAAATGACTAAATTCAAAGGGCGTTCATCACTCAAGCAATATATGCCACTCAAGCCAGTTAAACGGGGCATCAAAATGTGGCTACGCTGCGATTCTTTGACTGGATACACCTATCACATGAGTATCTATTGTGGAAAAGAAGGATCTGTCCTTGAAGGGACACTCGGCGAACGAGTTGTGAATGATCGTGCAGCAACGATTTCTAACCCTGACGTGACACTTTGCTTTGATCGTTTTTTCGCCACTGTTAATCTCATTAACAACATACCATATCCAGCTTTGGGAATATGCATGTCCAACCGGAAGAGTGTTccgaaaataccagaaaaattGCAGCGAGGCGAAGctattttcaaagttaattcGGCGG GTACCATAGCGGTAAAGTGGCAGGACGTCAAAGAGGTAATGCTGCTCAGTAACTGCCTCACATCTGAAATGAGCACTGTTAGACGCAAAATGAAAGATGGAACTGAGGCAGAGTTTCCATGCCCTGACATTGTAAAGACGTACCGCGCAATAATGGGCGGTGTGGACTTGGCAGATCAAATGTCGGGATTGTATGAtataaacagaaaatcaaataaatggtggaaaaaagtaatttattgtgGCATGATGGTGGCTGCTGTAAACACTTGA
- the LOC129246482 gene encoding uncharacterized protein LOC129246482, translating to MAPSVCQNSPKLTAAAAHSATVTTTIGGGGGGGTTISAPSITQKSNCGGSSINGSMASYKMSSSENSWSQAVFNKENQRPPVYNPEDYVQSLKKFGKRQSGQNVRSIYDNHNETTATTNSGHKDENHKSLTLPHKHAEYKSPIPAAPESDGEMSLRQFASVTDLLTKLRADLRVSFPSFVQEFVATPSDGISLLLEVLRAIQLSQTSNSPLTPNQMSASMPRNAPSYQRRALLDELACLQCLSICCSRSLDATARLGTTPVGLMPLASSATGQGIRARILAMQLMSAACDKTALGHGSQKSVTAGHTAVSEAMSTLRLRCSEPVRFRLLVGMLNSGGGSGELQAVGVKFINSFLESSENLQQRLYLQAELFQAGFEPGSLAKTISSASSWLEKLRNEIKRFHELYVDVDKMITQAREADRVRTQMVILERRVQILHEEKAVLTSMERRLQERCAELQREIFRLQGAQNENTFKSLDKQPVALPRHVPPGKNDSEHEDEGISSSETGPSLSPVPILVLPQKAGASMTTKQHLKNKSKSPENSTGDSGAATGTATTIEDVMQELDHVVSEAEKQISTCQLQQQQQHHQQIKQQLSQSKAAKEKDIVPVNIVPQPPRKSRSLAHLVSQADGSELDGSEYGMLVLQNHGDGAAVERVTALQTFFDEADYELPADIEKPYIIESPDIPEVNATNVAYNASTTRELLDVIMNARHTDDDPTMKAFREASNQHTHQHPHQHQHQHQHQHHQHNNNGGGGNANNCVSKRQSMSAAAPPPPPPLAAKKPQAPAQHFNGVFFMTGMNTPQKYPKPDVTAALQARRVTKNVERLEAAFASSSHESLLEGGTPQVVHHVVREKSHSNQQIYFGSNPAMRLSSGSNGGGTKNGGGNNVTVLVQHGAGMQTAQQASNSATMRTRSCPQGSKVTDTVSGLY from the exons GAAAATCAGCGCCCACCAGTCTATAATCCAGAGGACTACGTGCAGTCCTTGAAAAAATTCGGTAAACGTCAGAGTGGGCAAAATGTGCGTTCAATCTATGATAACCATAATGAAACAACGGCAACAACAAATAGCGGTCACAAAGATGAGAATCATAAATCATTGACATTGCCACATAAGCATGCAGAATACAA aaGCCCCATACCGGCAGCGCCAGAGAGTGATGGTGAGATGTCCTTGCGGCAGTTTGCGTCAGTAACGGACTTACTGACAAAACTTCGTGCAGATCTAAGAGTCTCGTTTCCAAG CTTCGTTCAGGAATTCGTCGCAACACCTTCAGACGGCATCAGTTTACTTCTCGAAGTGCTCCGCGCCATACAACTTTCCCAAACGAGCAACTCTCCCCTCACTCCAAATCAAATGTCCGCCTCAATGCCACGAAATGCGCCCTCCTATCAGAGACGTGCGTTGCTTGACGAGTTGGCTTGCCT CCAATGCCTCAGCATTTGCTGCTCTCGTTCGTTGGACGCAACCGCCCGTTTGGGCACAACGCCAGTCGGTCTAATGCCTTTGGCCTCCTCGGCTACAGGTCAGGGCATACGCGCTCGCATCTTGGCCATGCAACTGATGTCAGCCGCTTGCGATAAGACAGCGCTGGGACATGGTTCACAAAAATCGGTCACAGCTGGGCATACAGCCGTCTCAGAGGCTATGTCAACGTTACGTTTACGCTGCAGTGAACCAGTACGTTTCCGTCTGCTTGTGGGGATGCTCAACAGTGGCGGTGGTTCGGGCGAATTGCAGGCAGTGGGAGTCAA GTTTATTAATTCCTTCTTGGAGAGTTCGGAAAATCTACAACAGCGTTTGTATCTGCAAGCAGAACTGTTTCAGGCCGGTTTCGAGCCAGGTTCTTTAGCCAAG ACAATTTCATCGGCTTCGTCTTGGCTGGAAAAATTACGCAATGAGATAAAACGTTTTCACGAGCTTTATGTAGATGTGGACAAAATGATCACGCAGGCGCGTGAAGCCGATCGTGTGCGCACTCAGATGGTCATATTGGAACGCCGAGTGCAG ATCCTACACGAGGAGAAAGCCGTTCTCACCTCTATGGAACGTCGTCTGCAGGAACGTTGTGCCGAGTTGCAGCGCGAAATATTCCGCCTGCAGGGCGCACAGAATGAAAATACCTTCAAATCGCTAGACAAACAACCCGTAGCGCTGCCACGACATGTACCGCCGGGCAAGAATGATAGCGAACATGAAGATGAGGGCATAAGCAGCTCGGAGACGGGCCCCTCACTTAGTCCAGTGCCCATATTGGTGTTACCTCAGAAAGCAGGCGCTTCCATGACCACCAAACAACATCTTAAAAACAAATCCAAATCACCGGAGAATTCAACGGGCGACAGCGGTGCTGCCACCGGCACTGCCACCACCATTGAGGATGTTATGCAAGAGCTGGATCACGTTGTGAGCGAGGCAGAGAAACAGATATCGACATGccaactacagcaacaacaacagcaccacCAACAAATCAAGCAGCAGCTAAGCCAGTCCAAGGCCGCCAAGGAAAAGGATATTGTACCGGTGAATATTGTGCCACAACCACCACGTAAATCGCGTTCACTCGCACATCTCGTCTCACAAGCGGATGGCTCCGAGCTAGACGGCTCCGAATATGGCATGTTAGTGTTACAAAATCATGGCGATGGCGCAGCCGTGGAACGCGTCACAGCGCTGCAGACATTCTTCGATGAGGCGGACTATGAGCTACCCGCCGATATAGAGAAGCCATACATTATCGAATCGCCGGATATACCGGAAGTGAATGCAACCAACGTCGCATACAATGCGAGCACGACGCGTGAATTGCTTGATGTCATAATGAATGCACGACACACTGACGACGATCCGACAATGAAAGCCTTTCGCGAAGCGAGTAACCAACACACGCATCAACACCCACATCagcaccaacaccaacaccagCACCAGCATCACCAACATAACAACAATGGTGGCGGCGGAAATGCAAATAATTGTGTTAGTAAACGACAAAGTATGTCAGCTGctgcaccaccaccaccaccgccttTGGCAGCCAAGAAGCCACAAGCGCCAGCGCAACACTTCAACGGCGTCTTCTTTATGACGGGCATGAATACGCCGCAAAAGTATCCAAAGCCAGATGTAACAGCTGCGTTGCAAGCGCGTCGTGTGACCAAAAATGTGGAGCGTCTCGAAGCGGCTTTTGCTTCATCCAGCCACGAATCATTGTTGGAAGGCGGTACCCCGCAAGTGGTGCATCATGTGGTGCGTGAGAAATCGCACAGCAACCAACAGATCTATTTCGGCAGCAATCCTGCAATGCGTCTTAGCAGCGGCAGTAATGGCGGTGGCACCAAGAATGGGGGTGGCAACAACGTGACAGTGCTGGTGCAACACGGTGCAGGCATGCAGACGGCGCAACAGGCGAGCAACAGTGCGACGATGCGCACACGTTCCTGCCCGCAAGGCTCAAAAGTGACCGATACGGTATCGGGATTGTATTGA